GGGATTTACGAACCCTGAAACGGTTTAAAAGGTTATTAACGACTTTTGAACCTCGCTGCTCATACACCAACGGGTAGGGATGATTTTAACGCTTGAACCCTGTTCAAATCCCTCTACGCTAGCATCCACCATCATAAATGCATTGGCACGTGAAAGGGGTAGTACCATACCAGGGGCAAATTTTTCCGATGGGGTAAAAGACTCCCCATTAAACCATCCGGGGATGAGGGAGCGTCTCCCTTTTTTCATGGTGAACGGTGAGCCCATTACGGTGGAGATGGTATTGATATATTTATCGTTTCTACCACTGAGTGAGAGGATGGTAGACTGAGCGAAAAGTTCAAAACACAATGCCGCCGCGAGAGGGTTGCCGGGGAGATTGAGGATTAAGGTATTGCCGATACGTCCAAAGGTGGTGGGTTTACCGGGTTTAATCTCCACCGATTCGAACAGAGTTTCCAGCCCTAAAGAGCGAAATGCCTCTTTGGTAAAATCGGCATCACCGACACTTACACCACCCGAAGTGATAATAAAATCGGCATTGAGGGTGCTTTTGATATGACTTTGGATACTCTCCATCGTATCTTCTGCCGTCCCGCTAAAGAGAACATCACACCCAAGCTCCTCTGCACGTGCGACAAATGTAGGGGTATTGGTATTATAAAGCTGATGTGACTCGATTCGCTCATAATGCATTTTAAGCTCATTACCCGAAGCGAAAAGGGCTACTTTGGGACGTTGGAATAGAGAAACGTGGGTAATCCCCTGAGATGCGAGGAGGGTTATGTGATGGGCATAAAGGAGTGTTCCACGGGTGAGAAGCAATGCTCCTGCTTGAATATCTTCCCCTTTGAGTCGTATATGAGCAGAAGCTTTAATGGATGTAGGGAGAGTTACTTGTTCGTTGACGACACTTACCTCTTCGATGGGGACGATTGCTTCGCACCCTTGAGGGATTTTAGCACCTGTCATAATACGGATACATTGCTCTTCGACAAGGCGAATCTCATCTTTATCACCGGCGAAGATAGTACAGGATTGTTTGAGTGTTTTACCCGCATCACTGATGGAGACGGCGTATCCGTCCATCGCAGAGTTATCATAGGGAGGGAGGCAATAGAGTGCTGTGATATCTTCTGCTAATACACGACCGAGTGAGTTTTCGATGGGAATTATTTCTGTTCCGAGACTTTTTGCATGGGAATAGATTAAACCCAACGCCTCTTCTACACTGATCGCCATAAAAAGTCCTTTGAATATCCATTTTAGGTACTATTATAGAAAACATTAGGTAAAATCTCGTTTATGGAAGCACTGTATAATTTTGGTTTGGAAATTCACACTGTCGGCGTACTCGTTTTGATGGGGGTTGTCACGTTTAATATTTTAATGCTCGCATTGTCTAAAAATATTATCGTCTATGCACGGCGGATGAGGATCGTAATGCCTATTTCAGCCTCATTTATCGCGTTGATTCTCTTTACGGGAGCGATAATTATGGCGGCAAAACATCTCCATTTCACATTTGCCAATATCGTGATGATTGTTGCAGGAGTTGTGATGATTATCCTCGAGGCAAAACGGTATAAAACACTCAAGCGACGAACCAATATCGAGGAAGAGAATGCGTTTGAGGGGTATAAAAGTAAAGCATACCGATTTTTGGGAATCGAGATGGGAATGTTAGTCGTGATTAGTGTATGGATGATGTTGTGAAGTATATGCTTCATCAGCAAGCGGGTTCGCAAGAACTCGTTATATCGGGAGAAGAGTATAAATATCTCATCAAAGTACGCCGACATAAAGTGGATGATCTCATCATCTTTCGCCATAAAGAGCAACTGCAAACAGCCTATTACTATCGCCTAAATCGAACCGATGGTAAAAATGGCTATTTTAGCTTGGAAAGTTCTGTTAAGAATCTTTGCGAAGCACCGAAAAAACTCCATATTGGATGGTGTATCGTTGATCCCAAGACTATCGAAAAAACCTTACCGATGCTTACCGAACTAGGGGTCGCTAAAATTACGTTTATCCATTGTCGCCGCTCTCAGCAAAACTTTCGACTCGATTTTGAACGGTTCAACCGAATTATGGAGAGTTCGATAATGCAATGCGGACGTACCTCTTTTATAGAACTCTCCGAAACTCCTGCACTTAGTACGTTTTTAACCACCCATCCCGAAGCGGTTATTTTGGATTTCGGAGGGGAAGCCCTTGGAGTCGATGAAGAGATTGAAACCGTAGTCATCGGATGCGAGGGGGGATTTGATGAGGGTGAGCGAAAAGGATTTAATAGCCACTGTATCCGTCATTTTAACCTCCCGATGATTTTACGTTCAGAGACAGCGGCGGTGGCGATTGCCTCGATGAGGTTGTAAATTTAAAAAGTTTTCGGTATAATTCGCCTCCAACAATCCGTCCCCAGGTATGGATGTAAAATCAAAACCGATTGACGTACAACGCCGTCACTCACAAGGTAAAACTATGAAAAAAGATCTTCACCCAAATGTTGTAGAGAGTACAGTAGTATGTGCTTGTGGTAACACATTTACAACAACAAGTACAAAAGAATCAATCCGTGTTGATATTTGTAATGAATGTCACCCGTTCTATACAGGTTCTGAGCGTCAAGTAGACACTGCTGGACGTATCGATAAATTCAAAAAACGTTACGCATTAAATTCGTAATCTAAACCTTTGCCTCTTTGGGGGCAGAAACCGAGCACTCTTATGCTAAGCCTCGTCCCAACCCCTATCGGTAATATTTCTGATATATCTATCCGTTCACTTGAAGTTCTCTCTGTTGCTGATATTATCCTCTGCGAAGATACCCGTGTTACTAAAAAACTGATTCATCTACTCAAAGAACGTCACAACCTCACCACGACTGAACCCCAATTTCTGAGTCTCCATTCGCATAATGAATTGGAATTTGTTTCAAAACTGACACCAGAGTTTTTTAATGGTAATGTCGTCTATGTCAGTGATGCCGGGATGCCGGGGATTAGTGATCCTGGACAGATGCTGGTACGCTATTGTTTGGATAAGGGAATAAATTATGATATTCTTCCCGGTGCGAACGCCGTTTTGAGTGCATTTGTGGCGAGTGGCTTTTGTGAGACAAAAATGCTTTTTTTCGGATTTTTACCGCACAAAGGGCATGATCGCTCCGCCGCACTTCAAGAGGCATTGTTCAATGGTTATACGACAGTGTTGTATGAATCTCCCAAACGTTTAGAGAAATTACTTTCAGAGATTGCAATTTCTGCACCAGTACGCCGAGTTTTTTTAGCCAAAGAGTTGACGAAAAAATTTCAACGTTTTTTCCACGGTACGGCACAACAATTGCTTAGCGAGATGGAATCGGAGATACGGGGAGAGTGGGTTGTTGTAATCGAAGCTTCTGAATCTCGTGGAGCGAGCCTCAATGAACAGGATATTCTTGAACTTGATATCCCCAAAAAAGCGGCTTCTAAGCTGATTGCAAAAATTACGGGTGAAAATCCAAAAGAGTGCTATACTCGCCTCTTAAACTACTAAGGAAAACTATGCTTATTTACGGAAAACAACCGGTGTTTTATGCCCTAGAGCGTCACCGTTCACGGATTAAAACACTCTATCTTGCCAAAGAGATTGATAAAAAAGAGTACGGTCTGTTGATGAAAATGGGTTTTGAAGTAAAACGTATCCCTGAAAACGCGGCGCAAGCAATGGTCAAGGGGGGGAATCATCAAGGCTACATTGCTGAAATTTCTCAAATGGTCCCTTATGCCTCCCCATTTTTAAAATCGTGCAGTTTTGTTGTGATTTTAAGCTCCATAACCGATATGGGTAACATCGGGGCATTAGTGCGCAGTGCGTATGCACTGGGTGTAGATGCGTTAGTCATTAGCGGTATAAAAGAGCCGAATTTTGAATCAATTATCCGAACGAGCAGCGGAGCAGCACTCGATTTACCGATAGTTGTGATTCATAATATCCATGATGTTATGCATGAGTTAAAACAATCGAAATTTTCACTTTATGGGGCAGTTCTCGGTGGTGAGAATGTACGTGAGATGAGTTTTGCACCCAAGCGAGCACTCATACTCGGTAATGAGGGAGAGGGGCTAAGCGGTCGGGTTCAAAAAGGGCTTGATCATGGCGTTTCTATCCCTATGGCACACGATTTTGACTCACTGAATGTGGGTGTTGCGGGGGCAATTTTAATGGAGAGAATGCGATGAGTAAAGTAAAAACATTTGATGATATAGTCTCTTTAGGGGTTAATAGTATCCATGAACATACTCATATTTCACGTGCTAAATTAGAGTTGCTTCTAAACAAATCGTTTGGAGAGATAAATCGTGTCCAATTTATGGGTTTTCTCTCTATTTTAGAACGAGAATATAGTGTTAATCTCTCCAGTTTACGGGATGAGTACGATGGTTATCTGCAAATGAATCCGAATCAAGTTACTTCGGCTAATTCTGCAATCTTACAAGCTCCTTCAAATCCCCGTATAAAATGGGTCATCGGTGGAATTCTTTTAATTATCGTATTGATCGGATTTGTAGTATTGACGCAAAACAGATTGAGCAATATACCGAAAGAAGAGGTAATAGTACTCAATACCAGTGAAGTTAATCGTACAGAACCAGCGTTATTGGTAGATCAAAACAGTACAATAGATAGTAATGTAACAGAAACAAATTCAACAGTGGTATCGGAAGAAAACACTACTAAAAGCTCTACGGTACAAAACTTTGGTCACATTCTTCGTATCGAACCTGCTTCGAAAGTTTGGGTTGGGATGATGGATTTACAGAGCGGTGTAAAAACACAAAAATTGACTAGCAGTGCAATAGAAATTGATACGGCTAAAAATTGGCTTTTGATTTTTGGGCACGGGCGATTAAAGCTTATCGGTAAAGATAGTAACACAACACTGAAAGAGCGAAATACTGCTTGGTTTGCTTATGAAAATGGAGTATTAACACAGTTAACGTCAGAACAATTTAATCTGAAAAACAAGGGAAGCAACTGGTAGTGAAAACACTCTTTTGGCTGTTGCTTTTTCCGTTATTTCTTTTTTCTGCTGAGAGTAGAACGATAGTGAATCTCACACTGTACCATGCTGATAAAGTTACGACTAAAATTATCCTTTCTGCGTTAAATAGTGTCGGGCAACGTCCTAATATTAGCCGATTTGAGTCGCTTTCTGACACTATTTTTTTGGAGATGGAACTTCAAGGAACACGACCGTTTGACGCACAATACTTTAGCGAAATCGTTAAAGAGAACGGCGTGAATGTAGTTAAAGAAACATATCAAAAAAATAAATGGATTATGGAACTCGACGGCTCTTCTGGGCATTGGAACCTTAGCGAAATTACCCCTGATGAGGGGGCTCAGATGGAGAAATCGGCATCACCATCATGGTTTATTGTCAATCATTCAAGTGCCATTACTATTGAAGCGCCCTATGGCGGTAAATGGTACCCCGATGTAGCGGTATTTGATGCTAATATGGAGGTTTTGGTCTCTTTGAGGGAATTTAAATCCAAAGAGAGACTCTCTTTTTCGCTTCCGGAAGGGGCGGTCTATATGAAGGTTTCATCTGCAAATGGGATGAAATTACTCAAAGAAGGGACGTGGATCGAACACACTGCGGGTGAGCGTTAAGTACCATAAGCTTTTTGGTAGAGGAAAAGTGGTAGAATGGCGCAATTTTTTAATGGCAGGTATACATTTATGTTTGATGAAATCCAATTTGATCGGATCAAACGACTTCCAAAATACGTTTTTGCTGAGGTAGGCGAACTAAAAATGGCTCGTAGACG
The sequence above is drawn from the Sulfuricurvum sp. genome and encodes:
- the glp gene encoding gephyrin-like molybdotransferase Glp codes for the protein MAISVEEALGLIYSHAKSLGTEIIPIENSLGRVLAEDITALYCLPPYDNSAMDGYAVSISDAGKTLKQSCTIFAGDKDEIRLVEEQCIRIMTGAKIPQGCEAIVPIEEVSVVNEQVTLPTSIKASAHIRLKGEDIQAGALLLTRGTLLYAHHITLLASQGITHVSLFQRPKVALFASGNELKMHYERIESHQLYNTNTPTFVARAEELGCDVLFSGTAEDTMESIQSHIKSTLNADFIITSGGVSVGDADFTKEAFRSLGLETLFESVEIKPGKPTTFGRIGNTLILNLPGNPLAAALCFELFAQSTILSLSGRNDKYINTISTVMGSPFTMKKGRRSLIPGWFNGESFTPSEKFAPGMVLPLSRANAFMMVDASVEGFEQGSSVKIIPTRWCMSSEVQKSLITF
- a CDS encoding RsmE family RNA methyltransferase, giving the protein MLHQQAGSQELVISGEEYKYLIKVRRHKVDDLIIFRHKEQLQTAYYYRLNRTDGKNGYFSLESSVKNLCEAPKKLHIGWCIVDPKTIEKTLPMLTELGVAKITFIHCRRSQQNFRLDFERFNRIMESSIMQCGRTSFIELSETPALSTFLTTHPEAVILDFGGEALGVDEEIETVVIGCEGGFDEGERKGFNSHCIRHFNLPMILRSETAAVAIASMRL
- the rpmE gene encoding 50S ribosomal protein L31; its protein translation is MKKDLHPNVVESTVVCACGNTFTTTSTKESIRVDICNECHPFYTGSERQVDTAGRIDKFKKRYALNS
- the rsmI gene encoding 16S rRNA (cytidine(1402)-2'-O)-methyltransferase, whose protein sequence is MLSLVPTPIGNISDISIRSLEVLSVADIILCEDTRVTKKLIHLLKERHNLTTTEPQFLSLHSHNELEFVSKLTPEFFNGNVVYVSDAGMPGISDPGQMLVRYCLDKGINYDILPGANAVLSAFVASGFCETKMLFFGFLPHKGHDRSAALQEALFNGYTTVLYESPKRLEKLLSEIAISAPVRRVFLAKELTKKFQRFFHGTAQQLLSEMESEIRGEWVVVIEASESRGASLNEQDILELDIPKKAASKLIAKITGENPKECYTRLLNY
- the rlmB gene encoding 23S rRNA (guanosine(2251)-2'-O)-methyltransferase RlmB, translated to MLIYGKQPVFYALERHRSRIKTLYLAKEIDKKEYGLLMKMGFEVKRIPENAAQAMVKGGNHQGYIAEISQMVPYASPFLKSCSFVVILSSITDMGNIGALVRSAYALGVDALVISGIKEPNFESIIRTSSGAALDLPIVVIHNIHDVMHELKQSKFSLYGAVLGGENVREMSFAPKRALILGNEGEGLSGRVQKGLDHGVSIPMAHDFDSLNVGVAGAILMERMR